A single window of Oscillatoria sp. FACHB-1406 DNA harbors:
- a CDS encoding beta-ketoacyl-ACP synthase III produces MKNLGLGIAIAGSGSATPTQVLSNDDLSRIVDTSDEWISSRTGIKNRRIASNEESLADLAARAGQNAIAAAGLAADDIDLIILATSTSDDLFGTAARVQHLIGATQAAAFDLTAACSGFVFGLVTASQFIYTGAYRNILLIGADILSRWVDWNDRATCILFGDGAGAVVLQASDRDRLLGFALSSDGSQNQELNLAYQAQPNPLTDNITTSTGGYQAITMNGREVYRFAVAKVPDIISKALFRANLEASAIDWLLLHQANQRILDAVASRLDIPSEKTISNLANYGNTSAASIPIALDEAVRSGKIKPGDTIAASGFGAGLTWGAAIFQWGKE; encoded by the coding sequence TTGAAGAACTTAGGACTCGGAATCGCGATCGCGGGCAGCGGTTCTGCAACCCCAACTCAGGTACTCAGTAACGACGATTTGAGCCGGATTGTCGATACATCGGACGAGTGGATTAGTTCCCGCACGGGCATTAAAAACCGGCGCATTGCCAGTAACGAGGAGTCTCTGGCGGATTTGGCGGCGCGGGCGGGGCAAAACGCGATCGCGGCGGCAGGTTTGGCGGCGGACGATATCGATCTGATTATTCTGGCGACTTCCACCAGCGATGACTTATTCGGAACTGCCGCCCGCGTCCAACACCTCATCGGCGCAACGCAAGCCGCAGCTTTCGATCTCACCGCTGCTTGTTCGGGGTTCGTGTTCGGGTTGGTAACGGCTTCTCAGTTCATTTATACTGGCGCGTACCGCAATATTTTGTTGATTGGGGCGGATATCTTATCGCGCTGGGTGGATTGGAACGATCGCGCGACTTGCATTCTCTTCGGCGATGGTGCGGGGGCAGTCGTCTTGCAAGCGAGCGATCGCGATCGGCTACTCGGTTTCGCCCTCTCGAGCGATGGCAGCCAGAATCAAGAACTCAACCTCGCCTACCAAGCGCAACCCAACCCTTTAACCGACAATATTACCACCAGTACGGGCGGCTATCAGGCGATTACGATGAACGGGCGCGAAGTCTATCGTTTTGCCGTCGCTAAAGTGCCGGATATTATTTCTAAAGCTTTGTTCCGCGCCAACCTCGAGGCTAGCGCGATCGATTGGTTGTTACTGCATCAAGCCAATCAAAGAATTTTGGATGCTGTCGCCTCGCGCTTGGATATTCCCTCAGAAAAAACGATTAGCAATCTCGCCAACTACGGCAATACTTCTGCGGCTTCGATTCCGATTGCCTTGGATGAAGCGGTGCGATCGGGCAAAATTAAACCCGGAGATACCATTGCTGCTTCGGGCTTCGGTGCGGGCTTAACGTGGGGCGCGGCGATTTTTCAATGGGG